A genomic region of Danio aesculapii chromosome 21, fDanAes4.1, whole genome shotgun sequence contains the following coding sequences:
- the birc2 gene encoding baculoviral IAP repeat-containing protein 2, with protein sequence MTIKPFSLLAIPFPISLSQMEILQNSAFLRSLCRTSGPADLQYDNSSELFRISTYAKFPTTAAVTERSLARAGFYYTGLGDRVQCFRCNVTADNWQSGDCPAERHKQLSPNCSFIQSLPATANLLSSSHSAFSPLRNVAVLQLSAPATAAPSTTAPSSSGQTEEQVGYLNMGFTNLAPSSPISSRGVEDMSHQRPPACHNPGMRREQERLDTFQNWTLATVTPAELAKAGLYYLGQGDRVACFSCGGQLSSWEPGDRAVSEHQRHYPNCRFVRGDRADNIPLSGGGLSNVSNSAMQQCEERLLTFVNWPSRIPVRPDQLAKAGFYYVGRNDDVKCFCCDGGLRCWESGDDPWVEHAKWFPRCEYLLQEKGQEFVHQIQARFPRLFEQLLTNGDSNSREFVDPPVVHLGPGEDRSEDAVMMNNPVVKSALEMGFERGLVKQTVQSKILTSGENYKTVQELVSDLLSAEDEKREEERELLAEEMASDGFTFLKKHHAALSQRLKSVQSLMDHLLEENVISQKEYDNIRNCTSVKQQTGQLIDLVLSKGNAAAEVFRNWIKKNDVYLLRELMAQTNEAASPSQDLSDLPMEEQLRRLQEERTCKVCMDKEVNIVFIPCGHLVVCKECAPSLRKCPICRGMVKGTVRTFLS encoded by the exons ATGACAATCAAGCCTTTCTCTCTGCTGGCTATCCCCTTCCCCATTTCTCTTTCTCAAATGGAAATATTACAAAACAGTGCTTTCTTACGAAGTTTGTGTCGTACCAGTGGTCCTGCGGATTTACAGTATGACAACTCCTCTGAACTCTTTCGTATATCCACTTATGCCAAGTTCCCCACCACCGCAGCAGTGACAGAAAGAAGTCTTGCACGAGCTGGCTTTTATTACACTGGACTGGGCGATCGTGTCCAGTGTTTCCGCTGCAATGTGACTGCTGACAACTGGCAGTCTGGTGACTGTCCCGCAGAGCGCCACAAACAACTATCCCCCAACTGCAGCTTCATCCAGAGTTTACCTGCCACTGCAAACCTCCTGTCCTCCTCTCACTCTGCTTTTTCCCCACTTCGCAATGTAGCTGTCCTGCAGCTGTCCGCCCCTGCGACTGCAGCCCCATCAACCACTGCCCCGTCATCTTCTGGACAAACAGAGGAGCAAGTGGGTTACCTAAACATGGGCTTCACCAACCTGGCTCCCTCCAGTCCAATTTCATCTCGTGGAGTGGAGGATATGTCCCACCAACGACCACCTGCTTGCCACAATCCTGGTATGCGTCGGGAACAGGAACGCCTTGACACTTTTCAGAACTGGACTCTTGCTACAGTTACTCCTGCCGAGCTTGCCAAAGCTGGTTTGTACTACCTTGGTCAGGGTGACAGGGTGGCGTGCTTCAGTTGTGGTGGCCAGCTTAGCAGTTGGGAACCAGGAGATCGAGCGGTATCTGAGCATCAGAGGCATTACCCCAACTGCCGATTCGTTCGAGGTGATCGTGCTGATAACATCCCTTTATCTGGTGGCGGACTTTCCAATGTTTCCAACTCGGCGATGCAACAGTGTGAAGAAAGGTTACTCACGTTCGTCAACTGGCCTTCTAGAATACCTGTTCGGCCAGATCAGTTGGCTAAAGCTGGTTTTTACTATGTTG GCCGAAATGATGATGTAAAATGCTTTTGTTGTGATGGTGGACTCAGATGTTGGGAGTCTGGTGATGATCCATGGGTCGAACATGCCAAGTGGTTTCCAAG ATGTGAATACCTGTTGCAAGAAAAGGGCCAAGAGTTTGTTCACCAGATTCAAGCAAGATTTCCAAGACTTTTTGAACAG CTCTTAACAAATGGAGACAGCAACTCCAGAGAATTTGTTGATCCACCTG TTGTCCACCTGGGTCCTGGTGAAGACCGTTCAGAAGATGCAGTGATGATGAACAACCCTGTGGTAAAGTCTGCTTTAGAAATGGGATTTGAACGTGGCCTGGTGAAGCAGACTGTTCAGAGCAAAATCCTTACAAGTGGAGAGAATTACAAAACTGTTCAGGAACTGGTGTCTGATTTACTAAGCGCAGAAGATGAGAAgcgagaggaggagagagagctGCTTGCTGAAGAAATGGCTTCAG ATGGTTTTACTTTTCTTAAAAAACATCATGCGGCTTTGAGTCAGCGTCTAAAAAGTGTGCAGAGCTTAATGGATCATCTTCTAGAGGAGAATGTCATCTCACAGAAGGAATATGACAATATTCGCAACTGCACTTCAGTCAAGCAGCAAACAGGCCAGCTTATTGATTTAGTGCTTTCAAAAGGAAATGCAGCAGCAGAGGTTTTCCGCAACTGGATCAAGAAGAATGACGTGTATCTGCTGAGAGAACTGATGG CCCAGACAAATGAAGCTGCATCACCGAGTCAAGATCTTTCAG ATTTGCCTATGGAGGAACAGTTGAGAAGACTTCAAGAGGAGCGCACATGCAAAGTGTGCATGGACAAGGAGGTCAACATTGTCTTCATCCCTTGTGGTCACCTAGTGGTATGCAAAGAGTGTGCGCCTTCTCTGCGCAAGTGCCCCATATGTAGAGGAATGGTCAAAGGCACTGTCCGTACTTTCCTTtcttaa